A genomic segment from Plasmodium sp. gorilla clade G2 genome assembly, chromosome: 3 encodes:
- a CDS encoding co-chaperone p23 yields the protein MFFFCFFVFHIFLFFNVVLSKLDFPNEQLASSFFESHKNYRVTKEDIIDGIEKCWFNITDYLISQSIKQDNDFSNDVKTTVTAMKNKMDQLLTASYSNKKIDTVNASFQWAQSPDYIFLNIKFSHRWSSPGALKVKDEKIVSKKNNFSFSALSNDSNSVTKKYIVDLTLLDNIIESETKYNFASVGKVVVTLKKEKKKIWNRLLLSKEKYPNMQVWWDMKEKYYDSVQNFLKEEKKNSDKLQDDIDEDEEKYFDEEILREAKKKSEEYDKDDEDL from the exons atgttttttttttgtttttttgtttttcatatttttcttttttttaatgttgtCTTATCAAAATTAGACTTTCCAAATGAGCAACTAGCATCGTCTTTTTTTGAATCGCATAAAAACTACCGTGTAACGAAAGA AGATATAATTGATGGTATTGAAAAATGTTGGTTTAATATTACAGATTATTTAATAAGTCAATCAATAAAACAAg aTAATGACTTTAGTAATGATGTAAAAACAACAGTCACTGCCATGAAAAATAAGATGGATCAACTTCTTACGGCTTCctattcaaataaaaaaatcgaCAC GGTTAATGCTTCATTTCAGTGGGCTCAATCTCCtgactatatttttttgaacatCAAATTTTCTCATCGTTGGAGCTCTCCag GTGCCTTGAAAGTAAAGGATGAAAAAATCGTTTCTAAGAAAAACAACTTCTCCTTTTCTGCTCTTAGCAACGATTCAAATTCTGTAACAAAAAAGTATATAGTTGATTTGACCTTACtagataatattatagaatcc gagactaaatataattttgctTCAGTCGGAAAAGTAGTAGTCAccttaaaaaaagaaaaaaaaaaaatttggaaCAGGCTCCTACTgtcaaaagaaaaatatccAAATATGCAAGTGTGGTGGGATATGAAAGAAaa ATATTATGATAGCGTTCAGAATTTTTtgaaggaagaaaaaaagaactCTGATAAGTTACAAGATGATAtagatgaagatgaagaaaaatattttgacgAGGAAATTTTAAGGGaagccaaaaaaaaaagtgaagaatatgataaagatgatgaagacttataa
- a CDS encoding vesicle transport v-SNARE protein, putative, whose amino-acid sequence MITYSEYFDDYVDDLNRYLHKIKHSIYNITNKEDYNKIREYIFEAEKCIKQINIEINSLPKGSNKILNQINTYNLDLKKYKDIVKKMSADYYSEEYLNSRQYDMTKKYKEGVDFLKESERRAQDIEDIGYTIMSELNSQRSAILRTKHHTDETRQEQNRVKRMLLSIYQNKLVFKGLLILIIILLVIANIGVIIYKIR is encoded by the exons atgattacTTACTCAGAATATTTTGATGACTATGTTGATGATTTAAACAGATAtctacataaaataaaacattctatatataatataacaa ataaagaagattataataaaataagagaATACATTTTCGAAGCTGAAAAATgc ATTAAGCAAATAAATATTGAAATAAATAGCTTACCAAAAGGATCTAATAAAATTCTCAATcaa ataaatacatataactTAGATTTAAAGAAGTATAAAGATATTGTGAAAAAAATGAGTGCCGATTATTACTCTGAAGAATAt cttAATAGTAGACAGTATGAtatgacaaaaaaatataaagaaggGGTTGACTTTCTCAAAGAGTCTGAAAg gAGAGCCCAAGATATTGAAGATATAG GATATACAATTATGAGCGAATTAAATTCGCAAAGAAGTGCAATACTAAGAACAAAACATCat ACGGATGAAACTCGACAGGAACAAAATCGCGTGAAAAGAATGTTATTAAGTATATATCAGAATAAGTTGGTATTTAAAggattattaatattaattataattcttttagTTATTGCTAATATAGgagtaataatttataagatCAGAtaa